From Camelus ferus isolate YT-003-E chromosome 18, BCGSAC_Cfer_1.0, whole genome shotgun sequence, one genomic window encodes:
- the PRR35 gene encoding proline-rich protein 35 isoform X1, with translation MSREAGSCRLGPGARARARKPKKPHYIPRPWGKPYNYKCFQCPFTCLEKSHLYNHMKYSLCKDSLSLLLDHAPTAPRPRAPTPDCASDPTHPGSRPRGARLLDAPATPDLIVPDVLSLRRRVGGPRPRAEGSPGTPPPEVRDTPKSVGLSGLLAESWKPGPGEGSRSAAVVDTAAGGPESSVPCYPPPTPSEFPEAQSLHLSLLGVNYPLGPGLFSYLGPSLAAAAHMPFLASASPLLPPAAAFPAPQPPERPALVPRLYYPLLLEHTLGLPAGKTALVKPPAPHKGPPGTLAPMLLKAPIPGLGGSWPGGALRGPGQEGELERAAQSDPKRRLPLGGRPEPPKAPCSRLKFNSHSSLQAGPSIMFWPEDKEPGDLKNPGPETPLPQQPLGLVLGGPGHVGEDLTLALGDCARVERFLGQLAPTEGLAPRPLREQLGKIRRELLTIHQALERAAWPPDTPLDLSVKRASTKVPEGAWGQPELGPTLAQGTPEPPSTLATQPLSGHTTKCEADSSVHPPGLPLQAPEDPVIPGSWGTRIGARGSWPSEAVPGLQSPPGAEV, from the exons ATGTCCAGAGAGGCAGGCTCATGCCGCCTGGGCCCCGGTGCGCGGGCCCGGGCGCGGAAGCCCAAGAAGCCGCACTACATCCCGCGGCCCTGGGGCAAACCGTACAACTATAAGTGCTTTCAGTGCCCCTTCACCTGCCTGGAGAAGTCGCATCTCTACAACCACATGAAGTACAGCCTCTGCAAGGACTCCCTCTCACTCCTGCTGGACCACGCCCCGACTGCGCCCCGGCCACGTGCACCCACCCCGGACTGCGCCTCTGACCCCACACACCCCGGCAGCCGGCCACGAGGAGCGCGGCTCCTGGATGCTCCTGCCACACCCGACCTCATTGTCCCCGATGTCCTTTCCCTGCGCCGCCGTGTCGGGGGCCCCAGGCCAAGGGCTGAGGGGTCCCCAGGGACACCACCCCCTGAAGTCAGGGACACTCCAAAGAGTGTGGGCCTCAGTGGTCTCCTGGCCGAGTCGTGGAAGCCAGGGCCGGGTGAGGGATCAAGGAGCGCGGCCGTGGTGGACACGGCTGCTGGGGGCCCTGAGAGCAGCGTCCCCTgctacccacccccaacccccagtgaGTTCCCGGAGGCCCAGAGCCTCCACCTGTCCCTGCTGGGTGTCAACTACCCTCTCGGCCCTGGCCTCTTTTCCTACCTGGGGCCCTCCCTGGCTGCTGCAGCCCACATGCCCTTCCTGGCCTCAGccagccccctgctgcccccggccgctgccttccctgccccacaGCCCCCGGAGCGCCCAGCCCTGGTCCCTCGCCTGTACTACCCCCTGCTCCTCGAGCACACCCTGGGGCTGCCGGCGGGCAAGACTGCCCTGGTcaagccccctgccccccacaaaGGGCCCCCCGGGACTCTGGCCCCTATGTTGCTGAAGGCACCGATACCTGGGCTGGGTGGGTCCTGGCCTGGTGGTGCTCtcaggggcccagggcaggagggggagcTGGAGAGAGCTGCCCAGAGTGACCCCAAGAGGAGactgcccctgggaggcaggccggAGCCCCCGAAGGCCCCCTGCAGCAGGCTGAAGTTCAATTCCCACAGCAG TCTGCAGGCCGGCCCCTCCATCATGTTCTGGCCCGAGGACAAGGAGCCAGGTGACCTCAAGAACCCTGGCCCTGagacccctctcccccagcaaCCGCTGGGCCTCGTGCTGGGGGGCCCTGGGCATGTGGGTGAGGACCTGACTCTGGCCCTTGGCGACTGTGCCAGGGTAGAGCGGTTCCTGGGCCAGTTGGCGCCTACTGAGGGCCTGGCCCCACGGCCTCTGAGGGAGCAGTTGGGGAAGATCCGCCGGGAGCTGCTCACCATCCACCAGGCACTGGAGCGGGCCGCGTGGCCACCTGACACACCCCTCGACCTCTCTGTGAAACGGGCATCCACCAAGGTGCCTGAGGGGGCCTGGGGACAGCCAGAGCTGGGTCCCACGCTGGCGCAGGGGACCCCTGAGCCACCCAGCACGCTGGCCACCCAGCCTCTGTCTGGCCATACCACCAAGTGCGAGGCTGACTCCAGTGTCCACCCCCCCGGTCTCCCTCTCCAGGCCCCAGAGGACCCTGTCATTCCTGGCAGCTGGGGTACCCGTATCGGGGCCAGGGGCTCCTGGCCCTCCGAGGCTGTCCCTGGCCTGCAGAGCCCCCCAGGTGCTGAGGTCTGA
- the PRR35 gene encoding proline-rich protein 35 isoform X2, which translates to MSREAGSCRLGPGARARARKPKKPHYIPRPWGKPYNYKCFQCPFTCLEKSHLYNHMKYSLCKDSLSLLLDHAPTAPRPRAPTPDCASDPTHPGSRPRGARLLDAPATPDLIVPDVLSLRRRVGGPRPRAEGSPGTPPPEVRDTPKSVGLSGLLAESWKPGPGEGSRSAAVVDTAAGGPESSVPCYPPPTPSEFPEAQSLHLSLLGVNYPLGPGLFSYLGPSLAAAAHMPFLASASPLLPPAAAFPAPQPPERPALVPRLYYPLLLEHTLGLPAGKTALVKPPAPHKGPPGTLAPMLLKAPIPGLGGSWPGGALRGPGQEGELERAAQSDPKRRLPLGGRPEPPKAPCSRLKFNSHSRVERFLGQLAPTEGLAPRPLREQLGKIRRELLTIHQALERAAWPPDTPLDLSVKRASTKVPEGAWGQPELGPTLAQGTPEPPSTLATQPLSGHTTKCEADSSVHPPGLPLQAPEDPVIPGSWGTRIGARGSWPSEAVPGLQSPPGAEV; encoded by the exons ATGTCCAGAGAGGCAGGCTCATGCCGCCTGGGCCCCGGTGCGCGGGCCCGGGCGCGGAAGCCCAAGAAGCCGCACTACATCCCGCGGCCCTGGGGCAAACCGTACAACTATAAGTGCTTTCAGTGCCCCTTCACCTGCCTGGAGAAGTCGCATCTCTACAACCACATGAAGTACAGCCTCTGCAAGGACTCCCTCTCACTCCTGCTGGACCACGCCCCGACTGCGCCCCGGCCACGTGCACCCACCCCGGACTGCGCCTCTGACCCCACACACCCCGGCAGCCGGCCACGAGGAGCGCGGCTCCTGGATGCTCCTGCCACACCCGACCTCATTGTCCCCGATGTCCTTTCCCTGCGCCGCCGTGTCGGGGGCCCCAGGCCAAGGGCTGAGGGGTCCCCAGGGACACCACCCCCTGAAGTCAGGGACACTCCAAAGAGTGTGGGCCTCAGTGGTCTCCTGGCCGAGTCGTGGAAGCCAGGGCCGGGTGAGGGATCAAGGAGCGCGGCCGTGGTGGACACGGCTGCTGGGGGCCCTGAGAGCAGCGTCCCCTgctacccacccccaacccccagtgaGTTCCCGGAGGCCCAGAGCCTCCACCTGTCCCTGCTGGGTGTCAACTACCCTCTCGGCCCTGGCCTCTTTTCCTACCTGGGGCCCTCCCTGGCTGCTGCAGCCCACATGCCCTTCCTGGCCTCAGccagccccctgctgcccccggccgctgccttccctgccccacaGCCCCCGGAGCGCCCAGCCCTGGTCCCTCGCCTGTACTACCCCCTGCTCCTCGAGCACACCCTGGGGCTGCCGGCGGGCAAGACTGCCCTGGTcaagccccctgccccccacaaaGGGCCCCCCGGGACTCTGGCCCCTATGTTGCTGAAGGCACCGATACCTGGGCTGGGTGGGTCCTGGCCTGGTGGTGCTCtcaggggcccagggcaggagggggagcTGGAGAGAGCTGCCCAGAGTGACCCCAAGAGGAGactgcccctgggaggcaggccggAGCCCCCGAAGGCCCCCTGCAGCAGGCTGAAGTTCAATTCCCACAGCAG GGTAGAGCGGTTCCTGGGCCAGTTGGCGCCTACTGAGGGCCTGGCCCCACGGCCTCTGAGGGAGCAGTTGGGGAAGATCCGCCGGGAGCTGCTCACCATCCACCAGGCACTGGAGCGGGCCGCGTGGCCACCTGACACACCCCTCGACCTCTCTGTGAAACGGGCATCCACCAAGGTGCCTGAGGGGGCCTGGGGACAGCCAGAGCTGGGTCCCACGCTGGCGCAGGGGACCCCTGAGCCACCCAGCACGCTGGCCACCCAGCCTCTGTCTGGCCATACCACCAAGTGCGAGGCTGACTCCAGTGTCCACCCCCCCGGTCTCCCTCTCCAGGCCCCAGAGGACCCTGTCATTCCTGGCAGCTGGGGTACCCGTATCGGGGCCAGGGGCTCCTGGCCCTCCGAGGCTGTCCCTGGCCTGCAGAGCCCCCCAGGTGCTGAGGTCTGA
- the NHLRC4 gene encoding NHL-repeat-containing protein 4 has product MPSRDQGDWLQDWLGEAEAVTSVHPPTSTSWTSPTSSSATPQGLHLTLDLPGDPVHSWQPQLLGRIPVPEGAAGGPRGLHCSPDGLLFLTAGTVPCIHVLDLEGRPVCHLPCHVPGAGDFVPEDVAVTAAGLVVVSDLVHGAVRALQHTARAPQGRWVTVGNFLAPQGLAVDAFGRVLVTDYVPGAVHSFTLGPALEPLAPASILGLEGPCWVGPGPDGGLAVSEEFGDVRLFGSACQPLGSLRGLTGHSFGSPAGVCTDAAGSVIVVDEQQCQVTLFPRARAPICLVSEGLGQPLGVACTPQGQLVVADAGDGYIKVYQYHLELA; this is encoded by the exons ATGCCCAGCAGGGACCAGGGAGACTGGCTCCAG GACTGGCTCGGAGAGGCTGAGGCTGTGACATCTGTCCATCCACCTACTTCGACCTCCTGGACCTCCCCTACCAGTTCATCAGCCACCCCCCAAGGACTGCACCTCACACTGGATTTGCCTGGAGACCCTGTTCACTCctggcagccccagctgctggggaGGATCCCGGTGCCTGAAGGGGCTGCAGGGGGGCCCCGGGGCCTGCACTGCTCCCCAGATGGCCTGCTCTTCCTGACAGCGGGGACTGTACCCTGCATCCACGTGCTGGACCTTGAGGGACGCCCTGTCTGCCACCTGCCCTGCCAcgttccaggggctggggacttCGTGCCAGAGGATGTGGCTGTGACAGCTGCTGGCCTCGTGGTAGTCAGTGACCTCGTCCACGGGGCTGTCCGTGCGCTCCAGCACACTGCCCGAGCCCCTCAGGGCCGCTGGGTGACAGTGGGCAACTTCTTGGCCCCCCAGGGGCTGGCTGTGGATGCCTTTGGCCGAGTCTTGGTGACAGATTATGTGCCCGGGGCTGTGCACAGCTTCACACTGGGCCCTGCCTTAGAGCCGCTGGCCCCTGCCTCCATACTGGGCCTGGAGGGCCCCTGCTGGGTGGGCCCAGGGCCTGATGGGGGCCTGGCTGTGAGTGAGGAGTTTGGGGATGTGCGGCTGTTTGGCAGTGCCTGCCAGCCCCTGGGCTCCCTGAGAGGACTGACTGGGCACAGCTTTGGCAGCCCAGCAGGTGTGTGCACTGATGCAGCGGGCAGTGTCATTGTGGTGGACGAGCAGCAGTGCCAGGTGACCCTGTTCCCCCGGGCCAGGGCACCCATCTGCCTGGTGTCCGAGGGGCTAGGGCAGCCCCTGGGTGTGGCCTGTACACCCCAGGGCCAGCTCGTGGTGGCGGATGCAGGGGATGGCTACATCAAAGTGTACCAGTACCATTTGGAACTGGCCTGA